In the Desulfuromonas sp. genome, one interval contains:
- the iorA gene encoding indolepyruvate ferredoxin oxidoreductase subunit alpha: MNKAILSGNEAIARGAFEAGVRLASAYPGTPSTEILENITRYPEIYSSWAPNEKVALEVAIGASFGGARALAAMKHVGLNVAADPLFTLSYIGVRGGLVLVVADDPEMHSSQDEQDSRHYARFSKVPMLEPADSEEARAFTRLAFEISEKFDTPVLLRSNTRISHGKSIVSLEEPVTGLPEPCLERNPEKLVMLPGNARKRHPLVEQRIVDLEEWACTQPFNRIDEGTSDVGVITSGISYQYAREILPEASVLKLGMVYPLPKNLIRSFAKRFKTLYVIEELDPFIEEQVKAMGIAVQGKEIFPICGELTPGRVKTALTGEEAPVAHPVEEALPARPPAMCPGCSHRGLFHILKRLGAFVTGDIGCYTLAALPPLSAMDSCVCMGAGISNASGLNRVVPAAEKSKVVGVMGDSTFLHTGVNSLMDMVYNRVPATIVILDNSATAMTGRQDNPATGYTLDGGETTTVDIETLCRALGVKDLQVVDPYDLPATREALEGAMGRDEPSVVITRRICMLERRGGAERRPPLIVDPEKCTGCKACLKIGCPAIEWTSEEGGKGKAVVNKLLCVGCGVCEQVCTFDAFGVSHDE, from the coding sequence ATGAACAAAGCGATTCTCTCTGGAAACGAGGCCATCGCACGGGGGGCCTTCGAGGCCGGGGTGCGGCTCGCCTCGGCTTACCCGGGGACCCCGAGCACCGAAATCCTCGAAAACATTACCCGTTACCCTGAAATCTACTCCTCCTGGGCGCCCAACGAGAAAGTCGCCCTCGAGGTCGCCATCGGCGCCTCCTTCGGCGGGGCCCGCGCCCTGGCGGCCATGAAGCACGTCGGACTCAACGTCGCCGCCGACCCCCTCTTCACCCTCTCCTACATCGGGGTGCGGGGCGGACTCGTCCTCGTCGTCGCCGACGACCCGGAGATGCACTCCTCCCAGGACGAGCAGGACAGCCGCCACTACGCCCGCTTCTCCAAGGTGCCGATGCTCGAGCCGGCCGACAGCGAAGAGGCCCGCGCCTTCACCCGCCTCGCCTTCGAGATCAGCGAGAAGTTCGACACCCCGGTCCTGCTCCGCTCCAACACCCGCATCTCCCACGGCAAGTCGATCGTCTCCCTGGAGGAGCCGGTCACCGGCCTGCCCGAGCCGTGCCTGGAGCGCAATCCCGAGAAGCTCGTCATGCTCCCGGGCAACGCCCGCAAGCGCCACCCCCTCGTGGAGCAGCGCATCGTCGACCTGGAGGAGTGGGCCTGCACCCAGCCCTTCAACCGGATCGATGAGGGGACCTCCGACGTCGGCGTGATCACCTCGGGAATCTCCTATCAGTATGCCCGGGAGATCCTGCCCGAGGCTTCCGTCCTCAAGCTCGGGATGGTCTATCCCCTGCCGAAGAACCTGATCCGCTCCTTCGCGAAGCGTTTCAAGACTCTCTACGTCATCGAGGAACTCGACCCCTTCATCGAGGAGCAGGTCAAGGCGATGGGGATCGCCGTTCAGGGCAAAGAGATCTTCCCGATCTGCGGCGAACTGACCCCCGGCCGGGTCAAGACCGCTTTGACCGGCGAGGAGGCCCCCGTCGCCCATCCCGTCGAGGAGGCCCTGCCCGCAAGGCCCCCCGCCATGTGCCCGGGGTGTTCCCACCGCGGTCTCTTTCACATCCTCAAGAGGCTCGGCGCCTTCGTCACCGGGGACATCGGCTGCTACACCCTCGCCGCGCTGCCGCCGCTCTCGGCGATGGACTCCTGCGTCTGCATGGGGGCCGGCATCAGCAACGCCTCCGGCCTGAACCGGGTCGTGCCCGCCGCCGAGAAGTCGAAGGTTGTCGGCGTCATGGGCGATTCCACCTTTTTGCACACCGGGGTCAACAGCCTGATGGACATGGTTTACAACCGTGTCCCGGCGACGATCGTCATCCTCGACAACAGCGCCACGGCGATGACCGGCCGCCAGGACAACCCCGCCACCGGTTACACCCTCGACGGCGGAGAGACAACTACCGTCGACATCGAGACCCTCTGCCGCGCCCTCGGCGTCAAGGACCTCCAGGTCGTTGACCCCTACGACCTTCCGGCGACCCGCGAAGCGCTCGAAGGGGCCATGGGCAGGGACGAGCCCTCGGTCGTCATCACCCGGCGCATCTGCATGCTCGAGCGCCGCGGCGGCGCTGAAAGGCGTCCGCCCCTGATCGTCGACCCGGAGAAGTGCACCGGCTGCAAAGCCTGCCTGAAGATCGGATGCCCCGCCATCGAATGGACCTCCGAGGAGGGGGGCAAGGGCAAGGCCGTGGTCAACAAACTGCTGTGCGTCGGGTGCGGGGTCTGCGAACAGGTCTGCACTTTCGACGCTTTCGGAGTTTCCCATGACGAATAG
- a CDS encoding indolepyruvate oxidoreductase subunit beta: MTNSVKNILLAGVGGQGTLLASEVLSEALMLAGHDVKKSEIHGMSQRGGSVTSHVRFGPKVLSPLIPEGEADILFGFELLETYRNLPSLRAGGDVVANDLKVIPATVSMGVSAYPEDIPAKIEAAVPGAKIVNGMELAREAGNLKTANVALLGTLSRSLELEEETWVEALNKLVPAKFLEVNLKAFTLGRSV, encoded by the coding sequence ATGACGAATAGCGTGAAAAACATCCTTCTGGCAGGAGTCGGCGGACAGGGAACCCTGCTCGCCAGCGAGGTCCTCTCCGAGGCCCTGATGCTCGCCGGCCACGACGTGAAGAAGAGCGAGATCCACGGCATGAGCCAGCGCGGCGGCAGCGTCACCTCCCACGTGCGCTTCGGCCCCAAGGTCCTCTCCCCCCTCATTCCCGAGGGAGAGGCGGACATCCTGTTCGGCTTCGAGCTTCTCGAAACCTACCGCAACCTGCCTTCGCTGCGGGCCGGCGGAGACGTCGTGGCCAACGACCTGAAGGTCATCCCGGCGACCGTCTCCATGGGCGTCAGCGCCTACCCCGAAGACATTCCCGCCAAGATCGAGGCCGCGGTCCCCGGGGCGAAGATCGTCAACGGCATGGAACTGGCACGCGAGGCCGGCAACCTGAAGACCGCCAACGTCGCCCTGCTCGGGACCCTCTCCCGCTCTCTCGAGCTCGAGGAGGAGACCTGGGTCGAGGCGCTCAACAAGCTGGTGCCGGCCAAGTTCCTCGAGGTGAATCTCAAGGCCTTCACCCTCGGCAGAAGCGTCTGA